Below is a window of Deltaproteobacteria bacterium DNA.
GTCAAACCGCGAAAGAGTGTTCAATACTTTGAAAGAGGCTCTGAAGAAAGACCGAAGCAGGACGAATGTCTTGCCAATGTCAGAGCTTGGACTCATTGAAATGACCAGAAAACGGACCCGCGAAACCCTCAATCGTATGCTTTGCGAACCATGTTACTACTGTGAAGGCGAGGGGTATCTTCAGTCCAAGCGAACAATCTGTTACAATATCTATCGGGAAATGCGGCGAGAGTCTGGTGAGTTAATGGGCCAGTCTATTACCTTGAAGGTTCATCCGGAGGTCGCCGAGCTTCTTCTTGGTGAGGAGCGGGGTACGGTGGAGTCCTTGGAAACCTGGTTGAAAAAGGAGGTTGTTGTTCACCCTGATCCACAATTTCATCTTGAGCAATGGGAAACATATGAAATGCACAAAAAATAGGTTGACATCTGGCGATCTCTATTTTAGTTTAAATACTTTTTGTGAGACATCACGGTTTTCACTTCAAGGCCGAGTTTTGTGAATGTTTTGAAAGGTTGTCATCATGTATGCTGTAATATCTACTGGGGGGAAACAGTACAAGGTCTGTCAGGGAGAAACCATAAGAGTTGAAAAGATCCCAGGCGAGATCGGCGCCCCTATCTCATTTGATCGCGTCCTGATGCTATCTGATGGAGAAACAGTGAAAATAGGCCAGCCGACGCTTCCTGGCACAGCAGTAGAGGGCCACATTGTTGAACAAGGGAAGGCCAAGAAAATCATCGTTTTTAAGTATAAACGCCGCAAGCGTTATCACAGAAAAAGGGGCCATCGGCAACAGTTCACAGCGCTCAGGATCGATGCAATTAACGTATCTTTAGAAGATATCTCGAAGGAGCAATAAGACCATGGCACATAAGAAGGCAGGCGGCAGTTCAAAAAATGGCCGCGACAGCAATGGCCAGAGGCGTGGAATCAAACGTTTCGGCGGGCAAGCGGTTTTATCTGGAAACATACTGGTGCGACAGCTCGGGACTAAAGTCCATCCTGGAAACAATGTGGGCATGGGAAAGGATTACACCTTGTTTGCCAAAACGGATGGCATTGTCACATTTGAACGCATGGGACGTTCCAGGAAAAGGGTCAGTGTCTATCGGGTGTCAGCTTAGGCCCTTTTCTTCCTGAATGACCGATGACGGTAGTCATCTTGTGTCTCAGTATTTTGGTCCTGCATCCACGCAAAACGGCTTCTCTTTGACCTTGCCATTAAGCATAAATATCTGGCCACTGCGCAAAAGCTGTACCAATAACAAAGATATCGCCTTTCAGAAAAAGCCTTCATCCCCTGCGCTTATTGCAACCGTGCAGCCCGAACTTTTTGAGAAGTTACATCGATAGCAATGAAATTCGTTGACGAAGCGCTAATCATTGTCCAGGCTGGGGACGGCGGTAACGGTTGTGTGAGCTTTCGACGAGAAAAATACGTTCCCAAAGGGGGGCCAGACGGAGGTGATGGCGGCAAGGGCGGTGATGTTGTTTTCAAGACCACATCCCAAACCAACACGCTTTACAGCTTTTCTTTTGCAAGACAGTTCAAGGCCAAAAGAGGCGCCCACGGACGGGGGAAACGACAGACAGGAAAACATGGCAAGGACCGGATCATTGAGGTTCCTCCTGGCACGTTGATACGGGAGGCCGAAAGCGGCCGTATCATCAAGGATTTGTCCGGTAGAGGCGAATCTTTTGTTGCCGTCCATGGTGGCCGAGGAGGCCTGGGAAATCAGCATTTTGCCTCCTCGAGAAACAGGGCGCCCAGATATGCTCAGAAGGGCGAACCGGGAGAGATGCTCAAGCTGAAGCTGGAGCTGAAGCTCCTGGCTGATGTGGGCGTTATCGGATTGCCCAATGCGGGCAAATCGACCCTTATCTCGAAGCTTTCATCAGCCCGTCCCAAGATCGCCGACTACCCATTTACTACTCTGACACCATCTCTTGGCGTGGTCGAACCTGAGGGAGCCGATCCTTTTGTGATCGCTGACATTCCCGGCCTTATTGAAGGGGCACACCTCGGGGCAGGTCTGGGAATAACATTTCTCAAACATGTTGAACGGACCAGGTTTTTGCTCCACCTCATCGATATTGCTGCTTTGCCGGCAGAGGACGTCCTGCGCCCCTACCGGGTGATAAATTTGGAACTTCAGTCATTTAATCCGAAGCTTTCAGAAGCCACTCAAGTCGTTGTCTTAAACAAAGTGGACAAGCCAGGTGCCCATGCCCTGGCAGGCGAAGTCGCCAAATCCCTAAAGCCGTTGAATCCGGATATCTGGGTTATTTCCGCACTTACGGGGGAAGGGCTGAATCCGTTGAAAGCCCATTTGGGAGAGCTGGTGGAAGTTGCCCAGCGGGCCGCTGCCTGATTTTTTTGCTGAGATATGACTACGAAACAGGAACGAATAGAGATACGGAAGGACTTGTTCAATCGTGTCAAACGCGCTGTGATCAAGGTGGGCACTGGCGTTCTGACCGATGATCAGAAGCCCGCAGCGAGTGTGATCACCCATCTCGCTCGGCAGATATCCTGGCTTATGGATGAGGGGCGTCAAGTGATCCTTGTGAGTTCAGGGGCCATTGGCTTGGGTGTGATCAAGGTGGGTTTGAGAGAAAGGCCAACGGATATTCCCCACAAACAGGCTGCGGCAGCAGCAGGGCAGCCGAGCCTTATGCATGCCTATGAGAAGGCCTTTGGCCGATATAGGAAAAAAGTGGCCCAGGTTCTGCTCACGCGGGACGATCTTTGCAATAGGAGGCGTCACCTGAACGCCCGCAATACCTTGAATGTTTTGCTGGATTGGGGGATTTTGCCCATAGTCAACGAGAACGATACCGTGGTTGTGAACGAACTCAAGTTTGGAGATAATGACAACTTGGCGGCAATGATGACGCACCTAATGGACGCCCAGATGCTTGTCAACCTGACCGATATTGACGGGTTTTACGACAAAGACCCGCATGTCCATAAAGACGCTTCGTTGGTGCCTTTGATCTCGAAAATCGACCGAAGCGTTGAGCAGACGGCCTGCGATATTCCTGGAGCGCTCGGCACGGGGGGGATGTCGAGCAAGGTCCAAACAGCTAAGAAGGTAACCACCAGCGGTATCCCTATGGTAATTGCAAGCGGGCTCACACCCAACATCTTAAAAAGCCTGTTTCAAGGCAAGGACGTGGGAACCCTTTTTCTCCCTGGAAGGCAGAAGATGACATGCAGAAAATGCTGGATCGCCTTTACGCTCAAAGAAAAGGGTGCTATTAGGGTAGACAGAGGGGCGGCAAGGGCCATCTGCAAACAGGGCAGGAGCTTGCTGCCCATTGGGATTATGGATGTGGATGGGGAGTTCCGTGAAGGAGACATGGTCAGCTGCCTTGACCCGGATGGCACTGCCTTTGCCAAGGGCCTGGTGAACTACAAGGCCTCTGACATTAGGAAAGTCATAGGACTCAAAACCAGCCAAATCAGAAAACGACTGGGGCACAAGTACTACGATGAGGTGATCCACAGAGATAACCTTGTGATAACTCTGGACGAAACGGAGGACCCCTTATGTCAATAGAAGAGACTGTGCGTAAAATAGCACAAGCCGCAAAAAAAGCTGCCAAGGTAGTATCGATTTTGGGTACAAACAAGAAAAATGAGGCCTTGGAGCACGTTGCCTGTAAACTCCTGGATCAAGGCGCAGCGATCAAGGAGGAAAATGAGAAGGACCTGGCATACGCAAGGGAAAAGGGGCTTTCAGATGCCATGATCGACCGGCTGACAGTCAGTGACGGAGTTATTGAATCCATGGCAAAGGGCTTGCGCGACGTGATAGGGCTTCCTGATCCGGTTGGGGAAGTGACGGGCATGTGGCTGCGGCCCAATGGCCTTCAGGTCGGTCGAGTTCGCATTCCTCTTGGCGTAATCGGCATGATATATGAGGCCAGGCCGAATGCCACTATTGATGCCGCCGGACTTTGTCTGAAGGCCGGAAATGCCGTGATCCTGCGCGGTGGTTCAGAGGCCTTTCATTCCAATGCCGTTTTGGCCCGCATCATCCAGGAGGCGTTGCGGGACTCGGGCATACCGGAAGGCGCTGCCCAGGTGATCCCTGCAAGGGATAGACTTGCCGTCAACGCCCTGCTGGCTCAAGAAGACCTTGTGGACCTCATCATCCCCAGGGGTGGGGAGGGATTGATCCGGTTTGTAGTTGAAAATTCGAAGATCCCGGTACTCAAGCATTACAAAGGAGTGTGTCACGTTTATGTGGACGAGACCTCTGACCTTGGTATGGCCGAAGAGATCTCATACAATGCCAAGGTGCAGCGGCCGGGTGTATGCAACGCCATGGAGACCCTCGTGGTCCACGAAGCTGTGGCTGAATCGTTTTTGCCGAAAATGGCCAGGCGTTTCAAAGATGCAGGCGTAGAGCTTCGCGGATGCCCTGTGACTTGCCGGATCTTGCCGGAGGCCAAAGAAGCCACCGAGGAAGACTGGCTAACGGAATATCTGGACCTGATCCTTTCGGTCAAGATCGTCTCCTCAATGGATGAAGCAATAGAGCACATCGACAAGTTCGGTTCGGCCCATACAGAAGCTATTGTGACCTCAGATTATGGTCGTGCCCGTCGATTCTTGCGGGAGGTAGATGCCTCCGTGGTGCTGGTGAACGCCTCTACGCGGTTCAATGACGGCGGCGAACTCGGTTTGGGCGCTGAGATCGGAATCAGCACGTCCAAGCTCCATGCCTATGGCCCAATGGGGCTTGAAGAGCTGACCACCACAAAATTTGTCGTCTTTGGGGAGGGGCAAGTCAGAACATGACGATTTTGCAAAGGTTTCACCGTAAGGGGTATTCGTGCGCTTAGGCCTTTTTGGCGGGACCTTCAACCCTATACACATCGGCCACCTCAGGGCCGCGGTAGAAGTCCGGGAGGCTTTCAACCTGGACAAGCTTTTGTTAATCCCATCGGCCAGCCCGCCACATAAGAACGCCGGAGATATTGCCAGCGCTGAGGACCGCCTTGAGATGGTCCGTCTGGCTGTTAAGGGGACCCCCTATTTGGAAGCCTCTGACGTGGAGCTGGCACGTTCCGGGCTTTCATATACTATCGAGACCTTGCGGTACTTCCAGGGGCATTTCGGGCCAGGCAGCACTATCCATTTTATCGTGGGAGTGGATGCCTTTTCGGAAATCACTACGTGGAAATCGTATAAGCAGCTTTTCGCCACTGCCCATTTCATTGTCATGACCAGACCCGGAGCCAGAGTGAAGGATCTGGGAAGATTTATCCTCACCCACATATCCGAAGAGTACAAATATGACAGCACATCCAACCGATACAATCATCCCCGCCTGTGCCCTGTCTTCTGTCTGAACATCACCCACCTCGACATTTCAGCAACGGAAACCAGAAAGTGTATCAGGCAAGGTCATTCCATCCGTTTCCTGGTCCCCCCCACGGTTGAAGACTTCATAGACAAGAAGAGGCTTTACCGATGACGCAACCCAAAGAGCCGGCCATAAATGACTACATCAAGGCAGTCCAAGCCATGAAGGCCTTTGATGTGGTTGTTCTCGATGTGCGTGGATTGGCTTCCTTTGCAGACAATTTCATCATATGTAGCGCCCGCTCTCATCGGCAGGTATCCGCCATTGCGGAATTCGTTGAAAAAGACCTCAAGGCAAAGGGGATCAAGTCTTTAGGCGTAGAAGGCCTCCAGGAGGGGCACTGGGTCCTCATGGACTACGGGGATGTGATCATTCACGTTTTTTACGAACCTGTGAGAACTTACTACGACCTTGAAGGTCTGTGGTCAGACGCCAAGCGGATCGAGGTCGGTGATGGCTAGGGGCTGTGATGCATTATGGAAAAACCCACCCTTAAAGGATCAGAAAAACCTGGAGTCCCTTCTTGTCCCAGCCCCAAGGAGTTAATGGCGCTTCCGGCCAAGAAGGCTCTTGATGTGATCCTCGAATCTTTGACACCTGCCCGTTTGGTTCAGTCTCTCGCTGAAGAGGATCTGTTCTGGCTGGTCCAGGATATTGGCCCTCAGGATGCACTCCCGATTTTGTCCCGTGCCTCTAATGATCAGTGGCAGTATCTGTTGGACCTGGAGTTGTGGCGCAAGGATCGGCTTGAGATCGATTCTGTCAATAGATGGTTTGACCTTTTGCTAAAAGCGGATCCACAGAGGTTCTTAACTTGGGGATTGCATGAACACATCCAGCTTATTGAGCTTAGTCTTTTCAGAAATATCGAGGTCAGAATCATGCAAGAAGATGAGTCTCTATCTGATCTTGATGAGAATTGGTTTTCCCCGGATAGCATGTTCTATGTTCGTGTACGAGACGAAAAATACTATCAAGTTATAAAGGAATTTCTTGACCGCCTTGCAGAGTACGACCTCAACAGGTTGCGTCAGGTCCTCTTGGAAGTGACCGGGGTTCTGGCTCCTGAAACAGAAGAAAACATATACAGACTCCGAAATGTCAGATTGGCTGAAAAGGGTTTTCTTCCCTTTGAAGAAGCCGTCGGGGTCTATCAACCCCTAAGCGCCCAAAGTCTTTTAGAAAAAGAACCTGACGCTCAGAATATGGTAGAACAACCGGATCTTTTTGAAGTCATACCCGTTTCAAAGTCACTGCTGATCCAGGACACGGATCCCTTTTTCATGGCCCTGGGATATGTAGAAGACAGTCACACATTGGAGCGGCTCCAGATGGAATTTTCCGCCATGTGCAATCAAATCATGTCTGCGGACGGCCTTGTGGCTCGAGAAAAAGAGGACCTGGTCACTGTGGTTAGAAAAGCCTGTGGATATTTGAACATTGGCCTCAGAAAACTCACGGACGGGGACCCCCAAAAGGCCCCTTCCTTACTTGAAAAATTTCCTTTGAACCAGATCTTCCGCGTTGGTTTCGGCGCTGCCCTGGAGCTAAAATGGAAGGCGGAAAAATGGATCAAGAAAAGCTGGTTTGTCGCCAGAGACCTTGAGCTAAATTTCTGGGAGGATGACTGGGAAGGTATGCTGGGTGGCCTGCTGAAGAAACGCCCCCTTTTTTACGCTGCTTTTTCAGAGGGTAGCGACCCATATCGTGAGTTCAAAAGCATAGAAGACATCAACCGTTGCCGTGAAGCCCTTGATCAAATCATGGCCGTGGACTACCTTCTTTCCCTTGTCTTTGCTCATACGCCCCTTGCCCATCCCGTGAAAACATATCAGCCCGTCAGTTACAAAAATCTTTTCCTGACCTGTTGGGCGCGAGACCACTTGGGCCAGCCGGAAAAGATAGAACCCTTGCGGGCAGAGGAATTTAAGGCCTTCTTTCGAGATTTTTGGGCAAAGGGGAAAAAACCGTACCGGGTATATGAAAAAATGAAGAAGTCCTTTTGGGACTGGCTGGCCCTGCGGTCCGGGCTTGCCGCCAATGAGTTGCAGACACAGGTACAACCTCTTGATAACCTGTTCAGTGAACTTGAAGAGGAGTATGGTTCGGTATCATTGCAAAAACTCGACCCGAGGTATGTAAAACATTTTCTTGTGAGACCCTAACCTAGGCGAG
It encodes the following:
- the rplU gene encoding 50S ribosomal protein L21, which produces MYAVISTGGKQYKVCQGETIRVEKIPGEIGAPISFDRVLMLSDGETVKIGQPTLPGTAVEGHIVEQGKAKKIIVFKYKRRKRYHRKRGHRQQFTALRIDAINVSLEDISKEQ
- the rpmA gene encoding 50S ribosomal protein L27, with the protein product MAHKKAGGSSKNGRDSNGQRRGIKRFGGQAVLSGNILVRQLGTKVHPGNNVGMGKDYTLFAKTDGIVTFERMGRSRKRVSVYRVSA
- the obgE gene encoding GTPase ObgE → MKFVDEALIIVQAGDGGNGCVSFRREKYVPKGGPDGGDGGKGGDVVFKTTSQTNTLYSFSFARQFKAKRGAHGRGKRQTGKHGKDRIIEVPPGTLIREAESGRIIKDLSGRGESFVAVHGGRGGLGNQHFASSRNRAPRYAQKGEPGEMLKLKLELKLLADVGVIGLPNAGKSTLISKLSSARPKIADYPFTTLTPSLGVVEPEGADPFVIADIPGLIEGAHLGAGLGITFLKHVERTRFLLHLIDIAALPAEDVLRPYRVINLELQSFNPKLSEATQVVVLNKVDKPGAHALAGEVAKSLKPLNPDIWVISALTGEGLNPLKAHLGELVEVAQRAAA
- the proB gene encoding glutamate 5-kinase, with translation MTTKQERIEIRKDLFNRVKRAVIKVGTGVLTDDQKPAASVITHLARQISWLMDEGRQVILVSSGAIGLGVIKVGLRERPTDIPHKQAAAAAGQPSLMHAYEKAFGRYRKKVAQVLLTRDDLCNRRRHLNARNTLNVLLDWGILPIVNENDTVVVNELKFGDNDNLAAMMTHLMDAQMLVNLTDIDGFYDKDPHVHKDASLVPLISKIDRSVEQTACDIPGALGTGGMSSKVQTAKKVTTSGIPMVIASGLTPNILKSLFQGKDVGTLFLPGRQKMTCRKCWIAFTLKEKGAIRVDRGAARAICKQGRSLLPIGIMDVDGEFREGDMVSCLDPDGTAFAKGLVNYKASDIRKVIGLKTSQIRKRLGHKYYDEVIHRDNLVITLDETEDPLCQ
- a CDS encoding glutamate-5-semialdehyde dehydrogenase, which codes for MSIEETVRKIAQAAKKAAKVVSILGTNKKNEALEHVACKLLDQGAAIKEENEKDLAYAREKGLSDAMIDRLTVSDGVIESMAKGLRDVIGLPDPVGEVTGMWLRPNGLQVGRVRIPLGVIGMIYEARPNATIDAAGLCLKAGNAVILRGGSEAFHSNAVLARIIQEALRDSGIPEGAAQVIPARDRLAVNALLAQEDLVDLIIPRGGEGLIRFVVENSKIPVLKHYKGVCHVYVDETSDLGMAEEISYNAKVQRPGVCNAMETLVVHEAVAESFLPKMARRFKDAGVELRGCPVTCRILPEAKEATEEDWLTEYLDLILSVKIVSSMDEAIEHIDKFGSAHTEAIVTSDYGRARRFLREVDASVVLVNASTRFNDGGELGLGAEIGISTSKLHAYGPMGLEELTTTKFVVFGEGQVRT
- a CDS encoding nicotinate-nucleotide adenylyltransferase gives rise to the protein MRLGLFGGTFNPIHIGHLRAAVEVREAFNLDKLLLIPSASPPHKNAGDIASAEDRLEMVRLAVKGTPYLEASDVELARSGLSYTIETLRYFQGHFGPGSTIHFIVGVDAFSEITTWKSYKQLFATAHFIVMTRPGARVKDLGRFILTHISEEYKYDSTSNRYNHPRLCPVFCLNITHLDISATETRKCIRQGHSIRFLVPPTVEDFIDKKRLYR
- the rsfS gene encoding ribosome silencing factor; its protein translation is MTQPKEPAINDYIKAVQAMKAFDVVVLDVRGLASFADNFIICSARSHRQVSAIAEFVEKDLKAKGIKSLGVEGLQEGHWVLMDYGDVIIHVFYEPVRTYYDLEGLWSDAKRIEVGDG